AACTAGTAGAACAGATATAAAATGTAATGAGACTGTAACTTTTAGTGTAGATAGTGAAGGGGGAAATGCAGTTCTTTATCAATTTTATATTATGAATAAAGGTGAATGGAAGTTAGTTCAAGATTATAGTAGAAAGAAATATTATACTTTTATGCCTTTTAATGAAGGAGAATATGAAGTATTGGTTTTGTCAAAAAGCAGCTTTTTAAAATGTGCTTATGAAGATTATGATATATTTAGATTTAAAGTATAAATAAAGTAGAAAATAAGACGATAATTTAAATATATGTTTAAAATTGGTGGTGAATTTATGAAAGTAGATAGTGGTGAGATGAAATTACAACAAATGCTACAAATGCAATTGATGGGACAAATAATGAAGTCGTCCTTTGGAGATTCATCAAGCTTTCAAATAGTTTTAGATAGCTTATTAAAGGCTATGGAAAATAAAGATAATAGTGATTTAAATAATATATTATCCTTTAATAGTTCAACTAACAGTGGGAATAAATATTATGGTGTAGGGCAAAAATTAGAAGAGGCAAAAAGAGAAATAAATAGTATAAAATCTGAAGTTAAAACAGGTAATCTAACTATAGATAGTGCTGTAGAAAAAGCTTCAAAAAAATATGGAATAGACAAAGGACTTTTAATGGCAGTTATAAAACAGGAATCAAATTTTAATCCTAACTGTATATCAAATGCTGGAGCTCAAGGTTTAATGCAACTTATGCCTGGTACAGCTAGAGAAGTAGGAGTTACAAATCTCTTTGATATAGAGCAAAATATAGATGGTGGAGCAAAATATTTAAAGAAGATGCTAGATATACATGGAAATGTGAAGGAATTGGCTTTAGCAGCATATAATGCAGGACCTGGAACTCTTCAATGGAGAGGCGTAAAAAATGTTTGTGATATAAATAAATTACCAAGTGAAACAAGAAATTATGTAAAAAATATAATGAAAAATTATGGAGTATAAAGGAAAGTGCAATGCACTTTCCTTTAAATTTGTTATAATGGTAATACTAATAATATAATAAGCAAAAAATAGGAGGAATCTCATGGAGCGTTTAGATAAAATATTAGCTAATTTAGGATATGGTACACGAAAAGAGGTTAAGGCTTTAATAAAAAAGGGTCAAGTTGATGTTGATGGTAAAGTTGTTAAAGATAATGGTATGCAAATAGATACAGAAAAAAATAAAATATTTGTATTCGGGGAAGAACTAATCTATAAAAAATATATTTATTTGATGATGAATAAGCCACAAAATGTAGTTTCTGCAACTTTTGATAATTATGATGAAACTGTTGTAGACTTGTTAGAAGAGGCAGATAGAGTTTTTGAACCTTTTCCTGTAGGAAGGCTAGATAAAAATACAGTAGGACTACTTTTACTTACTAATGATGGTGAGTTGAATCATAGACTTATATCTCCTAAATGGCATGTAGATAAAATATACTATGCAAAAATTAATAAGGAAGTTAAAGAGGAAGATATGGAAAAATTTGAAAAAGGTATAGTATTAGATGATGGATATGAATGTTTTCCTGCAAAGCTTGAAATAATAAAATCATTTGATGAGGAATCAGAAGTAAGAGTTACTATACATGAGGGTAAGTTTCATCAAGTTAAAAGAATGTTTGAAAGTGTAGATAAAAAGGTTATTTACTTAAAAAGAGAAGAATTTGGACCATTAAAGTTGGATGAAAGCTTAGAAGAGGGGCAATATAGAGAATTAACAGAGGAAGAAGTAGCTTTATTAAAAAATATATAAATGTAAAAAATATTAAAATATTATGAATATAAAAACACCATTTTAAAAAAAGTTTACAATAAAGTTTGCAAAAAAATCTTGCATTTATTATTTCTATTAATTATAATAGTTTATGCAAGGATAAGTAAAAAGAATAAATAGCCCCCTTTTTATTTATTGTAAACAGCCTATAACCCCAATAGGCTGTTTTGTTTTTTTGCTAGTATATATTTACTTAATT
Above is a window of Clostridium sporogenes DNA encoding:
- a CDS encoding lytic transglycosylase domain-containing protein, whose protein sequence is MKVDSGEMKLQQMLQMQLMGQIMKSSFGDSSSFQIVLDSLLKAMENKDNSDLNNILSFNSSTNSGNKYYGVGQKLEEAKREINSIKSEVKTGNLTIDSAVEKASKKYGIDKGLLMAVIKQESNFNPNCISNAGAQGLMQLMPGTAREVGVTNLFDIEQNIDGGAKYLKKMLDIHGNVKELALAAYNAGPGTLQWRGVKNVCDINKLPSETRNYVKNIMKNYGV
- a CDS encoding rRNA pseudouridine synthase — translated: MERLDKILANLGYGTRKEVKALIKKGQVDVDGKVVKDNGMQIDTEKNKIFVFGEELIYKKYIYLMMNKPQNVVSATFDNYDETVVDLLEEADRVFEPFPVGRLDKNTVGLLLLTNDGELNHRLISPKWHVDKIYYAKINKEVKEEDMEKFEKGIVLDDGYECFPAKLEIIKSFDEESEVRVTIHEGKFHQVKRMFESVDKKVIYLKREEFGPLKLDESLEEGQYRELTEEEVALLKNI